The genomic window ATTCAGTGCTAGCCATTTCAGGTCATAATTTATCAGACCTTAAACTCATCACTCTGATTAGCATCTTGCATGCTCCTGATATTCACTTCTGATTCTAACAAGACTTTGACTAGGCAGTATCTCCCAAACTAATATATAGGCGGCAATGTGCCTCAGTGCAAAGAGTCCACATGAGGTCCTGTGTGCTGCTTAACACTTCTATTAAGAACTTACACTGGATTTATGTGGTGCTTATAATGTTATATGGACCCTCTCTACGGGGTGATTTCTTTTCACTGTTGGAGATTGATCCCATTTGAAATCTGGAGTCCCAGGTTGTTTTCAAATGGCATAGAGCACTGGCTTTAGCAGATCTTGAGCCAGCAGCTGCCAATTTCACGTCAGAACTGAAAGGATGAGAaacaagcagagatcaaagcaaTGTGATTATTTTTTCAGGTCCAATATATCTTGAGAGTTGCCGGAGCTAAAAACACTTTGGTTAAACTACTACAAAAGTCTTCAGAATCAGTGAATTCATCCTAGCACTAGTCTTGGATTACTGACCAGAAGAAATAGTTCAATACCAGTTCTCTCTTTAGATTCTCCTTCATTACCTCCAGAATATTTCAAATTATTATAATGTTCCTTTAGGTTGTTGGCACTGCTGTCTGTCACACAGATGCCTATACGCTGAGTGGTGCTGATCCTGAGGGGTGTTTCCCAGTGATCTTGGGTCACGAAGGAGCAGGAATTGTGGAGAGTGTTGGGGAAGGAGTAACTAAATTAAAACCAGGTAGGAAAACATTTGGCTCTTCACAACTGCTTTTTCTAATTTCTTTGGAAATCTTGCTTCATGAGAATAAATTGCTCTGACTTGTCCATTGAAAAGCAGAATTAGCGAGCTGCCGTGATGTTTTTGTTGGGCTCTACCTGCCTAAAATTTTCCTTCATGTGGGTGATCCAATACTAGCCTAACTAATGTGCTTTTGGTTTACTATTCAGAAGAGAGTCGTTTACAggattatcatagaatatcagggttggaagggacctccggaggtcatctagtccaaccccctgctcaaagcaggaccaatccccaactaaatcatcccagccagggctttgtcaagcctgatcttaaaaacctctaagaagattccaccaccttcctaggtaacccattccagtgcttcaccaccctcctagtgaaaaagttttcctaatatccaacctaaacttcccccactgcaacttgagaccattactccttgttctgtcatctgctaccactgagaacagtctagatccatcctctttggaacccccctttcaggtagttgaaggctgctatcaaatccccccatattcttctcttctgcagactaaataatcccagttccctcagcctctcctcataagtgtAATACTGTATGGAGAAATTATTTGTGTTCTAAAAGTGTCCGTTGTTTTTAACCAATTGAACAATTAGAGATAACAGCTGTCTAAATATTCTGGTTTTTCCATATAGGTTTTACATCTTTGTTCCTATTTGTTCTTGTTTAACTTTAGATGGAAATTGATTATTTACTCAGACATGAGATGAATCAGGGTTTTTTATACACGGCACTTGACAAACCTGAACTTTGtcattctatatttgtaagtgtATTGGAGACTTCAAATGCACAAATAAGACTGCATGAATGATTGCCCCCATTAAAATGTCCTGGTATTGACCATGTTACATTTGACCACATACCAAATGTATGTTATGTTTCTTTCATATTATCCTTTCAGCCTTTAAACAGTTAGTCATGTGAAATGTTTCTCTCATTATGTTCTCTAGGTGACACAGTCATCCCACTGTACGTCCCACAATGCGGAGAATGCAAGTTCTGTTTGAACCCTAAAACCAATCTCTGCCAAAAGATAAGGTTGGTGCACTTTTTTCTTGATACACACAGAACAATAATTGTTCAGTGTAGCTCACTTATGTAACAAAGTTAACTGAATTTGTATCAAATTGTTTTGACTTCATGTACTATCTGATTAAATGCAGAGCAAGGTCACTTAGTTGGAAAGATGTATGTTTTAGGTTTGTTATGCAATacccattttttttctccctcctttcaAAGCTTAGTAGTTGTTTTTTTTGGTCTCCTTTTCTGATCGTACTTAAATTCACTTCTTTGTGTGTGGCTGTGATACTGTGCCACGAATAATATCATTTGTCAAGGTATCTAGTAAGCGAGGATGTATTAAAAATTCTGTTTGATTCAAGTGGTAGCTTATTGCAGAAAATTATTGCCCTTTGAATGGGAAAAAAATGTCTTGCTGTGGTCAATATTTTTAACCCAAGGAACAGAAGTTCTCCCTTTATAAAAAAGAATCACAGTCTGTTTTCTGCCCTTTAAAATGTCTTTGTCCTAATATGTGATGCACTTCAATTAGCCTTTGCTATGTTGTTGCATGTTTAGATCTCAGTCATgtaaaccagtggctctcaatctcCCCAGACcactgtacccttttcaggagcTGAATTTATCTtgtcacctcacttaaaagctacttgccaagtttcacctcacttaaaagctacttgcttacaaaatcagacataaaaatacaagtgtcacagcacaaccctattactgaaaaattgctcactttatcatttttaccatataattataaaataaataaattggaatataaatattgtacttacatttcagtatatcatctatagagcagtataaataagtcattgtatgaaattttagtttgtacagacttcggtagtgctttttatgtagcctgttgtaaaactaggtaaatatctagatgagttgatgtaccccctggaagacctgcatacccccagggccacatgtacccctggttgagaactgcagATATAAACGACTCAGCCAGCAGCAGAACTCCAGCAGTTATGGTGGCTACCATTTTAGCAGACCCAATTAAATCGCATGTAAACACTAGCATGACCTCacagttgtgatttttttttttttttagttcatgtAAACGTACCCAAGCTATCTTGATTAAGATTAGCTAGGGAACCAGTGTAGTTACTTGGGTGGCTACCCCATGCTGAAGCCTGTGCTGCCTCAGCTTCACTGCTCGGATACCCAAAGTAGCTAGAGTAAAGCTAGTTCAGGTATGACTGCACAAATTGCAAATCATACCCCACCATTGCAGCATAGGCATACCCTGGGACTAAAAGAACAGAGCATacagtggggcaggagtggggtgtgTTGGAAAGAGCAGTTATGGTTTATAGGCATTGTGTGGTTTACTGAATGTCTGTGTCAGAGTGCTattaagtgctttgatgaagcAGGACCTAAAGTGCTTACatcccgctgaagtcagtgggacttaaagGCATTCTTAAGAACTTTGATGAATTGAGGCTTTGGAGTGTGATCCAAAGCCTGTTAAAGTCAGTAGAAAGATTGCAACAGGCCTGTAGTCTCTAACTTTCATGAACTCAAGCTTTACTTAAATGTCTTCAAAATTTTGACTCTGAGTAATCATGTAGCTAAATCTCCATGCACTGTTCAGAAACTGTACCACTTGATGGAAATTAAGTCACTTCCTAGACTCTCCCCATCACTTTCTGTGACACTGTATTAAATATCTGTTGTCGTATTGTGTTTTTTCAGAGTTACCCAAGGAAAAGGACTGATGCCTGATGGTACCAGCAGGTTCACCTGCAAAGGGAAGCAGATTTATCACTTCATGGGGACTAGCACCTTCTCTGAATACACCATTGTGGCTGATATCTCTGTGGCTAAAATTGATGCTGCAGCTCCTCTGGATAAAGTTTGCCTATTGGGCTGTGGAATTTCAACAGGCTATGGAGCTGTCATCAACACTGCCAAGGTATGGGGTCTAGCTGatcactctctcttccccacaaCTGTGACTAATGACATTAAACTGGCGATAAAGTACTGCAATGAAAATCTGTTAAGGCTGGGCTTGGAGAAAGTAAGACCAGAGGAACGGCCACTGAGTGGGCAGAGGGAGAAAGGACATGTGCTCaccacttccttccttcctcttccaCTGCCAAATTTGACAGGGAGCCGGACCTAGTAGGAAACCTGGGCTTCCCACCTGTTTAGCCTCAGCAGATGAAGTCAGATCAAAAACCCTGTTGCTCCTTCTCCCAGCTCTCTTTGTGCAGAGTGGGGTAGAGGACGCATGTCTTGATGGAGGCAAGTGGATGTGGAGAGGAGCCACCTTGCACTGTTCAGGGATTTGTTTGTGGATGGATATGATGGGTCAGTTGGGGTTACCTTATAGTAAGGAGACTTGTACATATTGACAATGTCGCAGTGATCGCTGCTTCCACCTGTTTTCATGCCACCATCCCATTAAGTGTCAAGTTCTCcctctttgtttggggggggaCTTCCCACTTTTCTAGTGGAGACAGAGCCATTGCCCACATTTTGGGCAAGGAGTAAAGTTAGCCCCTTATAGCCCTTCAAAAACAATTCATAGACAAGAAAAATCTCTGGCTTACTTCCCTACATCTGAGCAATAATGACTCGCAACTCTggatttcaagtatcagaggggtagccgtgttagtctggttctgtaaaagcagcaaagaatcctgtggcaccttatagactaacagacgttttgcagcatgagctttcgtgggtgaatacccacttcttcgtattcacccacgaaagctcatgctgcaaaacgtctgttagtctataaggtgccacaggattctttgctgctctaacTCTGGATTTCTATTATCTATTTTCCTTAATATTTAAATCTGTATTTTTCATACATGTGGAaggatgttttttttctttcctccctccttgacAGATTTCTCTTGCTTTGTTAGGTGGAACCTGGTTCTACCTGTGCAGTCTTTGGATTGGGAGGAGTTGGGCTGGCAGTTATTATGGGCTGTAAAGTGGCTGGAGCTTCCCGGATCATCGGTGTTGATCTCAACAAAGATAAATTTGCCAAAGCTAAAGAGTTTGGAGCCACTGAGTGCATCAACCCTCAGGACTTTAAGAAGCCCATACAGGAGGTGCTGGTTGAGCTTACTGATGGTGGAGTGGACTACTCCTTTGAGTGCATTGGGAATGTTGGTGTCATGGTAAGTGTGCACATGGCAGTACTGAAAAGGAAGTTTAACTATGACTTGGGCTAGTTAATTATCTTAAAAGAAAGACAAGCCCCTTTCTgtttacaagggagcattctaTCATCTTTCTTTTCTATTGAGAGTAGCCTGGTACTACTTATACAGTAGACTAAAAGGGTCTATTTCAACCAATCCTAATTATAAAATGAAAGACAAGTCTACTGCTTAGGTGGAAAACAGCTCCTTTATATTCTAAAATATAATTATTGGAAGAAAATTAGGCATGCAAATCCTGGCAgtgctgaaaaacaaaatatcagCAAATACAGTACGCTCCCTGTGACTTCACATTTTCACCTTTCATCCCACATGACAAACTTAATACCTTAATTACAATGTTGCTAGAAAGTAACACTAGGTGGAAAATAATTCTTTCAGTAACAGCGTAGACCAGGTTGTTCTTTCGAAGTACAATCCAGCATCCATTGCAATAGAAAGACTCCATTTGACTCCAGGTGGGAGATGGGAGTGCacagtgttttaaaaacaaaagtgtggGGCAAGGTGTGGGAATATTGGCTATTTTACCAGTTAAGAAACACATTATATATACTTGTCACTTTAACTAGGTACAGCATCACTGACACTTACtctcaatgtttaaaaaaaaatggtgaccTCTTTGTCAGGCTACATAGCATCAATATATAATAGATGCTTCTTACCAGTGATTAGCTTTATTTCTTTGTCTAAAGAGGGCTGCCTTGGAATcctgtcacaaaggctggggagTCAGCGTTATAGTTGGAGTAGCTGCTGCTGGTCAGGAGATCTCTACCCGTCCTTTCCAACTAGTAACAGGTCGCACGTGGAAAGGGACTGCCTTTGGAGGTAACTTTCTGGCACACTCATGATCTCTTATCTACTAAAAGAGGGGAAAAGTACTGTCTTCCTCTGTATTTTGTGTGAGAAACTGGTTCCTATCAGGTCATTCTTAGTCAATGCGATACTGGCTTTTCAAATATAACCTTTTATAAATAACTGTCCCCCCACAGACAAGCTGTAAATGATCAGCCTTCTGTTGCACATTATGAATTTAAAATGCAAGTAGCAGCCATAATGGGAGAATTTCTCTTGTGCAATTCCATGGCTGTATCATGGCTGAGGTGCAAATAATCACTTGAAGACTTGAGCAATAACAAAGAACTGCTAACCTGGGAAATGGGAAATAATGTAAACATGTTTGTGTAAGTAACTGCACTGTTTAATCACTGAGCAAATGGAATCATTGAGCTCTGTTGTGAGGATGCATAGCTTGTGGGGAGTGGTTTTAGACAGTAAAACAGGATCCTTTTAAGAAGAAACTGTTTAGACATTCGGGAATGACAAGCTGCTGGAGTCTTCGCAAAGTGCCACTTTTATGCAACTCTCTTCCACGCAATACAAAGCTGTGCTGTGGTCTAGTTATAAAATACACAAATGTAAAATAGGATGAGGGCTCAGAGCCAGTTTTCTGAGGTGATCTCAGCTAGACATTGAACACAGATCCCTGCAGTGAAAGGTAATGCACTTCGCAAATGAGGCCCTCCATTTTGACTGGTAATTTTAGCTGTACTCTTCCATTCTTTACTCCAGTGTTATTCTAGAGCCTGATGGGTATGGATATTATGACATAATCCCAGGATCTCTCTCATACCAAGAAAACTGAGCTTTAATCACTAATACTATTGTAGGCAGGGTTGATGCATTTTATTTCCTACCTCTACCCTAGTATGGTTTTGAATTTACTaggtaaagttttttttttttttttccaggttggAAGAGTGTAGAGAGTGTACCAAAGCTGGTGGCTGAATATATGTCAAAAAAGATCAAAGTTGATGAATTTGTGACTCACACTCTGCCTTTTGACAAAATTAATGAGGCTTTTGAACTGATGCATGCAGGGAAGAGGTAGGTTTAAATGTCTTATGTCCGTAACATTGAATAGCTCAATAAGAGTTGGTAGGGCACTGCTATGTTTCTCTTCTCTAGCTACCTGTTGTTctgaccctcctccccccaactcaTGCATCCCCTTCATGTTTCAGATATGCTGTGTGAAGTGCTATGCACCAAGTGTGTTCATGCACAGCTAGAGCAACTAATTGCTCACTCTCTGTTCCTAAGTTAGTGCTGCAACATCAACCTCTATTTTGGGTGGGGACAGGTGAAAGGCAAGGAAAATTACAATGGGTGGTGTCTGAGCAGagggggaaacaaacaaacaaagtagaaaaaagaaagaactaAAGCCAATAAGGACACAAATAAAAAAAGCTAACTTCAAGCACCAGAATAAAAGTAGAGACCGAGAAAGAAATAACAAAAGAAAGTACTTGGCTATTAAAATCTCAATTAAACTTAATTCAGAACAATTAGCATTATTTTAGATTAcactagaacctcagagttacaaactgaccaatcaaccacattcctcatttggaaccagaagtacacaatcagacaGGATGactgagtcggcaatgtgatgtggccgttaaaaaagctaatgtggtcttgggatgcattaggcgaggtatttctagtagagataaggaggtgctagtcccgttatacaaggcgttggtgagacctcatttggagtactgggtgcagttttggtctcccatgtttaagaaggatgaattcaaactggaacaggtacaaagaagggccactagaatgatccgaggaatggaaagcctgtcgtatgaaaagagacttgaggagctcggtttgttttcattaaccaaaagaaggttgagaggagatgagattgctctctttaaatatatcagagggataaataccagggagggagaggaattatttcagctcagtactaatgtggacacgagaacaaatggatataaattggcagtcgggaagtttaggcttgaaattagacgaaggtttctaaccatcaggggagtgaaattctggaacagcctaccgagggaaacagtgggggcaaaggacctctctggctttaagtttaagcttgataagtttatggagggaatggtttgatacgataacactatttagtcaataggCCAATAACGTgctgccactggtaattagtaccgagggtcaatgttgggatattgaaagtctttttcctgagtgtctggctggagagtcttgcccgcatgctcggggttcagctgatcgccatatttggggtcgggaaggaattttcctcgagggtagattggcagtggccctggaggtttttcgccttcctccgcagcatggggcaggggtcgcttgctggaggattacctgctacttgaagtctttaaaccaggatttggggactgcaacagctgagtcaagggagagaat from Mauremys mutica isolate MM-2020 ecotype Southern chromosome 5, ASM2049712v1, whole genome shotgun sequence includes these protein-coding regions:
- the LOC123372059 gene encoding alcohol dehydrogenase class-3 — encoded protein: MASGVIKCKAAVAWEAGKPLSIEEVEVAPPKAHEVRIKVVGTAVCHTDAYTLSGADPEGCFPVILGHEGAGIVESVGEGVTKLKPGDTVIPLYVPQCGECKFCLNPKTNLCQKIRVTQGKGLMPDGTSRFTCKGKQIYHFMGTSTFSEYTIVADISVAKIDAAAPLDKVCLLGCGISTGYGAVINTAKVEPGSTCAVFGLGGVGLAVIMGCKVAGASRIIGVDLNKDKFAKAKEFGATECINPQDFKKPIQEVLVELTDGGVDYSFECIGNVGVMRAALESCHKGWGVSVIVGVAAAGQEISTRPFQLVTGRTWKGTAFGGWKSVESVPKLVAEYMSKKIKVDEFVTHTLPFDKINEAFELMHAGKSIRSVLKF